In Zingiber officinale cultivar Zhangliang chromosome 3A, Zo_v1.1, whole genome shotgun sequence, the DNA window CCTTCATTGGTTCGTCTTCAAGCACATAAAATTTTCTTTCATGTCTCATGATGGTTTTTAGTTTCCTATACCAATCTAGGTAGTTATAACTGAGGGTATTCTATTTCTCGAAAATGCTTCGCACTGAAAAGGTATTTGTGTTTGCCatctaaaatataataatttaaagcAAAATTTAGTATCTgtggaatatatttaataaagaATTTGtataactcctattattttattcaagtccaacaACCCCCACTGTTAGAATCGGGAATTAGTTGGTAACAATTTCTAGTAAAATCAAAACTCTGAATCATATAGTATACACACAACTGAGTTGTACCTACATGCTACATTTATCAGGTAGACATTAACTTGTCAATCACAAATCTATGTGACTTTCGGTATATTCTTATCGAGTCTTATATTCTCAACACTTTTCCATCAAATCAATTGACCTTAGCTGAGCTAAACAAGTCAATGAATTTGAGTTAAGTCGACccactaataattatgataaattatagatgttttgaCACAAGCATACGGCTGAACTGTACCGACTTATGTAAAAACTCTAACTATCATTATAGTTATTAGTAGAGAGCTTTTAACAAATCTTGACCTTAATATATTTAagggattttataattattaaaatatcgcATCATTAATTAACTTCTTCTGCATTCACACAATCTCACTACAagatttatctccattaatctttatagtcttttaagacaaataggtattgaaaattttaatatgttaATATACTTTTGTCATAAgaaatttatatctaaattataaaatatattactTTACATATTTTTAGACAAGATTCATTTCTATCATGAATGGTTAAGGCATaacttgaaataaagaaattaaaatttctttgaaatCTCTCAAACCACtaatttcttaaataaattttgaagaagaagtttcgtactatatgatccaaccacgaattggctctgataccattgttgaaaTCAGAACGTAGcggaatatatatattaaaattaaatttttctcttAAATCATGGATCTCTTCGTAGTACATatagttttaaataaaataacatgAAATAAAACATACCTTGTAGTCCTCAATAGAGTGAATGAAATTACAAACAAATGAGAACCCCACGtatgactcctctagcggtatctaTGCGCACTAGATCACAAACCTGACACGATCCATTAGGTGCTATCCTCTTGGATTGACAAAATCTTGAAGCACTATCGATCTCTTTCAATGAAAGAAAGCGAAGAAGTCTTCATGGGAGAAGTAGAGAGAGAGTTTCGTCTTTCATCTTCTAGAGAATTTTCCAAGGATGACTACTTATAGCCTccgaggaagatgaagaggtatGACTATTCAAATTTTCTATTAATCATCATGATGATGGTTGttcaaattctccattaatcatcatgatattcactattcaaattcttcattaatcatgATTGTGACTAttcaaattctccattaatctttctttaaatcaaataaattcatatttgatcTTTATCTATTCTAGCTTCCGATATTTcagaattaattaattctaattcataaataataattgattaattttagtatctactaaaataatcaattatagaTAATGTTCATGTCTACTTGCTATTTATACGATCCTCTAAGTTTTATACATGAAGACAGTATAAATCTATACACAGAATAAGTATCACCATGAACCGATTACTATGTAATttaatctcttcatctaagcctacatcccaattaatttggtgcattatgcatcattaccaaattaattattttacttgattttcaagatataatagacctctcttgaatgataaatcattccttccatagccatggattTCGAGCCACTAATATTTCTATCAAGCGGCTAGGATGTTAACTCATAATACAATAGAATGataaatcctctattgactcaatacTATTTTCTCTATATTTTGCTATATACCCAACAACCATATTAATCCTAATCTGATTAAAGACTACCTTtaacgaaatcaaagtacatatctttatgcataaaataaataaaggcCTCAAGTTAAAAAATCATTTACACTCATttataagaggaataatgaattattcttaatatgtggtctcctcttaagCCGGTCGTGTCCAgtatacctctaaactcaaggcactgTCAAGTACAACTTGAATATTCATCCCTCGATCTATCTCGACCTAATAATATttagcgttgatctagatatttaTGTCCCCTCAAAATATCTATACGATCAtggattatttttaaattaatataactATTAATTTATggaactttatcattaatcatatacgtacaaaAAAGAGAATAAATAATTAACAATAAATACTTACCTTTAtgaaataattatccataaaatatataaagaaTATTTTAGTACATAAGTATACACACTAACAGAATAAGTATCTAATGTCGTGTTTATTTGAGAAAGACTTTATCTAAGTTCTTCGCCAAATGATTAAATTACCAATTTATCTGTGATGTAAAAAAAAATCTCGTCCTTGCTGTTCTATTAAATTCAAAGTATAGGAGAGTTTATGATCTAAGGATAAGGCATTCAAGTAATTTTATAAGTAATTCGAATTTCAACTATAGTATGTTGGGCGAAGAGTCGTTCTCACTTTCAAATTTGCTTGATTGCTGATATGTGGGATTGGATCGTTCACTACATGACTAATTTAATTGAAGGCCATACACTTAGATTATAAAAACTTGActctttgttttttgttttgagCGTGTTTTTCAATATTTCTCCTGATAAGTTTCTTCATTTTGATATATATGAAGCATCttccatattaaaaaaaatgattttatatACAATGATGTCAAGACTAGAATTTGTTATCACaagtattattattttaatttccattcttttaaataggaaatttgaaaattagaaaatgaataaTGTTCATATTGGGTATTCGGGTTAGATGCTGGCCCAATTGGAAGAGCGACAGCCCAAAACTATATTGGAGTGATTTTATggtatttctaataatttttttattgcttCACGTTTTGAAGGTTGGGATTTCTtttagttgttatttttttttttcacagtTGGTTTTTATAAATAACGCAGTAATTCCACTTCTCATGTATAATTTATGTCGGTGTGATTCGAACTCTTATTATCTAGGAAACCCATTTTATCATTTATCATCGCATCGTAGTGCCGGGGCTTAATTTTTTCAGTATTGAAGCATTCTAATGACGTAATATCTTTCATTACATTCTTTTGGGTTGCCAATCAATGTCATTTTGGTCATTGTATATTCTTATACATTACCAAAAaaacagaaaaaggaaaagaaaacaacctAATTTCTATACCATAATATAGTTTAATAATATATTCACCACAacaaaatatattacaaaatgcCGGGCGATGAACTAATCGATTACAATATTGAAAATTGAGGGAGAGTCAGTGAAGTGTTTAGCGGCATCTACCGAGTATCATTTGAGTGAGTTTGGAAGACTGTTCAATTCCAATTATATGATTTACCCtggctaaattaaaaaaaaacattaactgATTCCTGTATACACGTTTTGAGTGCATAATTGTACATCACTGGCTGTTACAAAACTCTTAACGAATACAGAAGGTGGCGGAAAATTGAGATTTGAGCAGGAATGAACCTCATCAGTGCCAAGTTGCATGAAAGCCTCTATGAATTGTGAAGAACCCTGTACAGTTCATCTCCCAACGACTGTAATGTTACGGGTTTTCTTACCATGCCATTGATCCCCGACTGCAGGCACTTCTCCCATATATCACCCTCTGTGCTTGCAGATAAAGCCACAATCGAAGGCCAAGACCTGCTCCTGAACTTCCTGATTCTCATTGCTACTTCAAACCCATCCATTTGGGGCATGCAAAGGTCCAATACTATGACTTGATAGGGCGTGACGGGGTTGCCAAATGAGCTAATGCATTGAAATCCAGAACTGACAGATGACACACGGCAACCCAGTTTCTCAAGGAGTTTACGAGTAATTGCCCTGTTGGTATCATCACTCTCAGCTAGCAGAACTCTGAGACCTTTGAAATTGGGTGTGGAAGATACAGAATGCAACTCAAAAGATCCTCTGCTCTCTGGTACTGTGGTCAACCGTTGCAATTGGAATTGAAGAATGAGTGTGAAGCTTTCCGTGATACCTTTGGGATTCTTAAATTCCCAGATATTTCCTTGCATCATCTTTATATGAAAAGACAAAATTAAGTTGGTTATTAAGGACTAAAACTGCTTATCTGCTTACAGTTAAGATACTACATGAAGTAAAAAAAGCTAATCGCTGGTTATTGGTTAAACTATAAGTTGGTTGCCCTAGTGGGTTAACTGTCATTACCCTAAGGGCATGAACCACAAATCAAAATTACCAATAAGGTTCTCCTCTTTGATGTGCCAGGTTCTCAAGCACACTTAATGTGGCTTTCTGTGCAGTGTTTCAGTTTCATCCCTTTGAAAGTGTCATTGAGCTGCTAATTTTCATTCTATTTTTCTTGCATGAATCATTCAGGCCCTCTCTCAACCAATGACAGGATATTTTTGGTGCATCAGCATTATAGGGGTATAGATCTAATGCAGTAATGCAACTGAAATGATATCTAGAGTGAGGAATCAATGAACATGAGTTAGTGACTCAGTATCTCCAGACTTCTCTTGACAATATAACTGGATAACTAGATGCAAGCTGCAAGCATTCCAGGTTATGGCAGACCCAAGATATGATGTATTAGACCCAGCGATAGGTTTACAAGAAATTAACCATATAGCCAATTGATTTAACATAGTTGGCAGCAAGGCTTATCCTCTTAGATCAGTTATTGAAGGAAATTGGATGACCAAGCTGCACACAAGGCTATTGTAACAAAATGCaacaaatgagaaaaaaataattaaattcaattaTGTGGCTGAGGATAGATAGAAGATCTAAATTCCCACTCAAAATGTTTCAGTTTTTGGAGTAGCCCAGCAACCTATAAATGACAAACAGCAAACTAGGCGTGAATTAATATACACTAGCTGTGTCCATAACATAATGGGTTAGCATCTTCAGGGTCTTTAAACTAATATGGTTCCACTAAAGCAAAATTGGATATTATCTTATATTAAATGAATTTGAAactaaagaaaagatttaaacatTACCTGAACAAGCCTCTTGAACATTCTAAAGCTAAGGCCCATCTCCAAACCCTTAGAATCAGTGATCTGAGAACGCTGAACTGATGATGAGATAAATGTTTCAAATTCTAATTTTCTTAATCCAATATCAAACTTCACACAAGCATAACCGTCATAGAAGTCCAATTTCCATGCATGCCATTcctgctcttctttgtctttgatCCGATCATACCTCAAAACTCGGATTATAAGAGACCCTCCTCCAGTATTACACCGATTCAGAATAGTACCAACCATATGCAGTATCACATGAAAAATTCGCTTCTCATCCCCAACAACCTGATCAGGCACTTCATTTTCCACTTgaaatccaaaaccaaatcccCGAGAATCGCAAAGACATCTTGCAGCAGTAACAGCTTCCTTGATCATAGAGTGCAGGTGGAAGGGTCTCATTACCAAAGATACATGTTCACTGTTTATTCTAGAAATTTCCATCACATCATTGACCAATGTTGAAACCACATTACCACTTTTTGTGATGGTATCAACAAGCAGTCTTTGTTCAGGATTTAATTGTTCTTGTTGCAGCATGGACAACAACCCCAAGATAGAATAGATGGGTTTTCTCATTCCCTGGCTCATGGCAACTTGGAACTGATTTCTTGCTTCACTTGCCCGTAAAGTATTCTGTCTTGCCTGAAGCAGATCTCGATTTTGTTGCTCCAACTTCTCTCTCATAATTTGTGACTCCTCTAAAACTGCAGCATGAGAGAGGGCAACAGCAACCTGATCTGCAACCACCTCAACAATATCTAGTTCCTGATTGCTCCAATCCCTTGAAGTATCCTTGGGGAGGACCAGAATCAGTATTGCATAGCTTGTTTTAACAGCTTCTGGGGTTCCACCTTTGAAATTAGATACCTTTAACATTGGCATGCGTATTGCGGCCACTGCTCCAGACTCAACCCTGTCTCCACTACTTGCAGAACCTAGCACAGAGTCAGTACCTAGAATCTTCACACCCATGGTTTCTTTAACTTCTAATATATCAGGGTCATCAAAAGGAATAGAGCTATTGTATAAATTAAGGGCGTTCCTAGACCTTAGCTCATGAGTTAGGTACATCAACTTTTTATTCTCATCTGGCATCCACACTGCACAATTTTGTAGGCCTAATGTCTTTGAAAGCTCAACCATAGTCGTATATAGTATGGTATGCCTGTCTAGTGATTTGCGAATCTCTTGAGTAAGCATTCTTACATGCCAACTAGCCTCTTCTTGCCTCTTCATTAGGCCAACCTCCCTGTCCAATTCCCGAGCTTTTGTTCTCAGGAAGTTCTCCCTCACCTTCACTCTCAAAAGCTGAGGGATCAAGGTCAGGAGCGTTATTGCTGTGGCAAATGATACAAGTGCTGTAAAAAATTTGGAAATGGTCAAGCTTAGCATCAAGAGGAATGAGTGTGGCTCGTATGTGAACACATTCAACAAGTGTGTCAGTCCACATAAGACTATGAAGGCACCAAACTGGATGACAATCCATTTGAACGGGAAGAGGTTGGAACATGTAGCAAAATACAAGAGTGCAAGTGGAATGGAGAAGTAGGCAGCAGCTATCAAAAGATCGCTCACTTTCTGACATCGGAAAATGTTCTCAACTGCCCAAAAACCATCTCCATCGCAGTGGCATCGTTGATACCCTATCTCGATGGCAGATGCAGATGATAACAAGTAAAAGAATAGAATTCCATAGCACAATGATTTTAACATTTGAGCTATAACACAGGGTTCATTTCATATGGATAAACACCCCTGAGTTTGCAGATTGGAAATAATATCACAGTACTAAAACCCAACAATTCAAGTCTTCCAAGAGTCTTCTCAGATTCCTACACTCTAAGTTAAATGAAAACTCTAATAAGCAGTGGGAAAACAAATTCAAGAATACTTGGCATTACATGCCATTAACAAATTGTTAGTGCAAAATATCCCAATAAATAGTCTAACCAAAGTTATATAACaataaacaagaacaaaaaataGTCAGAAATACAAATTCAGAAGAACATAAATATTATCCTATAGAAAATTACTGGTCCTTGTGCATGATATCAAGTTTCCTCACAATACAATCGTTGTTCACCTCCCTATGAGCACTGTCATGAAGACAATAATGAAATTCCTTTTGCTGCAGAGCAGCAAAATCAAGAGAAATCGGGGAAATAAGAAATGATAGAGGAAAATTTCCTTAGGCTTTGCTTCATGATCTTGTTAGAGAGAATGTCTTCTTTTGTGAAAGCTTTTCCATTAGTGTGAAATGCAAtatcataaaatattaattttaaatctatcatttttatttaattaattcttaacATTGAGGTGAACATTATACCTCAATGTCAAGAACAATACAATgtccttaattaattaattagaattttttataCTTTGTCCAGCAATCCTCTATCAAACTAAGAAATAAATCTAATAAGataataaaagaaagaaattatGATGCTAAAGGCCTACTAAAATGTCGATTACAGACTAAACCCACTCAATGAATCAGTATTTTATCCCTATTTGTCATTGATAAGacagtatattttttttttcttaatttctcaTAACTTTAGCTAATTAGCAAAGTAATGGATCAAGGACCCGTATTCTCATAAGTCAATTGATCTACAGATAAGGTAATTAAAATACCAATAAATAACATGATAATACTAACCGTgtattatataatctaaaatttTGGCATCACAAAAATAAGCATGCTAATAAAAATTGAACATGTGCACTACTATCAACgtatgcaaaaataaataagatCTTGCATGATAAATGTATATATCAATATAAAGCTATTTGTTCACAGCATTATTAGCATATTTGTAACATCTCATTAATAAGCTATGACATTCTATAATATAATTTCTAACTGTACCTCATATTATTTGTTCATGTTTGCATTCAACTAATAGAAAGCAAAATTGATATGTCTGCTAAATATATGgtcaaaataatttataataaaatatggGCACCAGTGTTCGAAAAAAAatcctaggcggccgcctaggtgTTGTGCAGCGGCAAGCCACGCCAGAAACCTACCAGGCGGGTGACCTAGGAGGTTGGGCCGCCTAGGCGGTCCTCGACGGCTTTGGCAGGCCTCAGCGCAGATATTTTAGGCATATTTTAGGCTTTTAATATGACTAAATCTAAAATCCTAATTTGCTTGTTTGCATGAAGAGGCTCTTCGTCTTCTATCATCGTCGCAGCTTCGGGCTTCGTCGCTTCCGGTaagtttttacttttttattgCTGTTGTTAATTCTTTTTTTGTTTCTCTTGATGCGTGGTCGTCGCAGCAAGTCTCCGGCGGCGTTGGATGCGTTGCGGGACATCCGCAGTCGCTGGAAGCGTCGCAGGACCCGTCGAGCGGCATCTCATGATACTTTCGATGGCACTAGACCGGCGCCGCTGGAAGCAACGCCGAACTTCGTCGAACGCGCCGAACGCGTCGGGCAACACTTCCGGCGGGGCCGAACGCCTCCCGCAAGGCATCCAGTGGCATCCGCACCATTGCGTGGTTTTTGTTACGGTGCATAATTCTTTTTTTAGGATTTAATAAAATAAAGCAATTCCTAATTGGGATAATTTCAATAGTAAGGTTTcataaaacctaattaaattatcccattaaatatatttaaaatttaaattttttataataaatattattaatttatataaaacagatttaaatatataaaaattatatttaaaattctaataaacataattaatttatataatcagatttaaatatataaacaatatatttaaaatttatttttttaataaatattattaatttatataacatatttaaaaattaaattaaaaattaaaaaattccaataaatattattaatttatataaatcagatctaaaaatataaaaaatatatttaaaatttaattttttttaataaatatcgaataaattttattaattagattaagatatataaaaaatattcgcCAACTTGTTAATGCTATATTTTGTATCGTATGgtataattaatttcattatgttatatataatttttttcagGTTATCTGTTATCATAATGGCAAGCAATCTATCTTCGACAGTATCTGTCACTCAACTCGAATTCGGGATTCTTAGAAAAAAGTCAAATGACATTGGATGAGAATTTGAGATgttgattgatcctaagaacctcAACAAAATTAAATGCAAGTTGTATGGAAAGACAATGTCGAGGGGAGTGTATAAGATCAAggagcacattggaaatatacATGGAAATGTATCTGGTTGTCGAAAAACATTTCAAGAAGATAAAAATAAGTGCAAAAAagctattttagaagggaggaactgaaagaagaacaaaataatggaagaacaaaaTTGTAGAGTAGAAGTGGCTATTTCTCTAGAtgaagaaggtcttgaaattaaagggatggatggaattaaaaaacctcttccacttggccccatggatagatatgcatcaaTAATTGCTCCAGAAAATATAAGTTCAAGTGGGAGTAAAGTGCttcgccaaaaaaatataaataagactcttttcaaagagagaactcaacaagttcaacaatatgttaGGAGATGGGTTTATAAAAATAGAATCCCATTAAATattgttgataatgatagcttcaaaCAACTAATAgaggcagtgggtcaatttggaccaggattcaagcctccaactcaatatcaacttagggagccactgTTGAAAGCTGAAGTTCAAAGAATAAAATAATTGCTGAAGCATGAAGGAGAATGAGCAAAGAATGGGTGCTCAATCATGAAAGATGCATGGAGTGATAAAAAAaacatcttaaatttgtgtgttaattgaaaggagggtactacatttttagagtctaaggagtcttcagacGAGGTGCATAtagctgaacttatttttgagtatgttgacaaatgtgttgaacaagtaggagctcagaatattgttcagGTTGTAACAAACAATGTCACCAACAATATGACTGCAGCTAAATTGATAAGAGAAAAACGACCTGGGATTTTTTTTGAGTTCATGTACAACTCACACGGataatctcatgcttgaaagtattgaCAAACTTCTACGATATAAAAAGGTTATTGAGCAATTCaagtcttttaccattttcatctatgctcaccataagactttgtcatttatgagaagtttcacgaagaagaaAGATATAGTCCGACCAAGAGTTACTAGActtgcatcaaatttcctcatATTGCAAagtttaattgaaaaaaaaaactagtttaagagtcatatttacaagtgatatgtggaagaaatgtaaatggtcaaaatcAAACTAAGGAAAATCAGCTTACTCTATaatgatgagcatgagtttttggaatggtgtgacactttgtttgaaaatatttgctcctttggtaagagttcttcgattggtagatgaAGATAGAAAGTCATCGATGGGTTTAAATACGGgaagcttcttcaagctaaagaagctATTAAGGTAGCACTGAACAatgtggaatcaaattatcaacCTATCATAGTCATTATTAAGTCAAAATGAAGGATAGGCTTgatatatcattgcatatcaatgcctttttgttgaatccttatttttactataaagatagttctattgctcttCATGAGGAAGTTGCGACAGGaatttttgaatgcatggaaatTTTGCATGTCAATGAGTTAGATCTataagatacaattattaacaaggaatttgCAAAGTATAGAGATAAgactgggttatttggaaaaacattggcagcaaaaacatatgaaaaaaatgatgatgcaTTTGATtcatgtgcatggtggagtacatacggtgctcacacacccaacttgctaagggtgacattaaggatactttcattaactacaagtttatctggatgtgaaagaaattggagtacatttgaaggagtaagttttaaCTTTCGGCCTTTAATTAAAGTAGCTATAATTTTTAACGTTTATATTCATgtactaactataatatttactttatattttttctagattcatacaaagaaaataaataggTTGGATGTCAACAGGTTGAACAAgctagtatttgtccaatttaatgctagattgttgaacaaacaaaaaagagaaaaaaaaatgtcgatgtccttcttgcaaaagatgcttcaaatgtaTAAGGTTGGATTGTAGAGgtgaggaagatgatgaagttgaactaggttccgggctcacttggcaaatggttgatgaagcaagtggagtagatgaaaatctacaaccccgaaGAAGTTCTAAagtgagagaacttcatgaaAACGATTTTGcatctgaagaagaagaggaggatgataataatgatattgagtttgcgTTCGATGAagaacaaatttttgaaaattatggagaagtagaataaatatgaCTATATGAGTCTATGAaatattattagttgtgtaattttgaactcattttgttaaggcatgatttatgttattgaacaattatattttgtTTAATGGTTCACAATGatgtaatcttgaattgaactCTTGCTACTATTTTCTAATGTTTTCCACCACTAAAGTTGCTTTAGTTTATAGCAAGGTTTTAAAATTCGAGTTGAATATATATTCTATTGTTTACTACATGATTATGATGACTTACTATATGTTCTACTGTTCAactgtttcttttgcttgtatttaCCGAGTCTATTATATTTCCTTTGCACAAAATTGttagttttcttttctattttttcattttttgatattggaaaatatgcatttatttcaacatacatagttagatctccattgctgtgaaattgtttaagacaacatTCAAATTTGCATATGACATTGTCGACAGTCCACATAAAACAAGGGATATCGAGGAATCCGCCTAATggcgcctagtccccgcctaggcgctaggcgctgATCTATCGCCCGACTAGCGCTTAGCAAATTTTAAAACCTTGATGGACACAGTATATCACGTgcttaaaatcaaaattagacaTTCCCACCATGGAATTATGTGCCTATATAAGATAATTTattcttaattttcttttctttctgttttccaagaataaTCCCACATGTTACCTATGCATGCGAACATatcatatgataaaaaaaatagtattgCGCACGAAGCTCCCACCAATGCAAGGTCCCGGAGAAGGGtatattgtacgcagccttaccctgctttgcaAGAGGCAGAGGTTGTAGGAACCCGAATCTGTGACCTCTAGGTCACACGCAACTTTACCATTGCGACAAGGCTCCCTTTAGGAGCATGTCATATGgtattcaaattattttttttccaaaatgcaAACTTAAACCAGATCAAGTTATGCAAAAATTATGATTATTTTCCGCCTAAAAAATGTAATCACAAAACTTAACCATAACAAAttagtgttatatatatatataaagtggaGTATAAAATCAATGTACAATGTTCTAGAGGCTCCAAAAATAAACCCCCACATTTTAAAGGTTTAATTGATAGCATATATACAAGGATTAAAAGTTAGGCCTCACATAAAGACCATAGCAAAGCAAATGTTGGTCCCTATTAAGAAACCAATATTCACTAGGATACATATAACAAAGAGAAAAGATAACTTTACTTAGAAACATATCAAGCCAATAATACCTTGGTAAAATGCATGCTTTGCTAGTGTACAAAACACAAACATTATCCAAACTTTGTTGTtagcatttttttcattttaatactCACATACA includes these proteins:
- the LOC122052901 gene encoding ethylene receptor 2-like produces the protein MLKSLCYGILFFYLLSSASAIEIGYQRCHCDGDGFWAVENIFRCQKVSDLLIAAAYFSIPLALLYFATCSNLFPFKWIVIQFGAFIVLCGLTHLLNVFTYEPHSFLLMLSLTISKFFTALVSFATAITLLTLIPQLLRVKVRENFLRTKARELDREVGLMKRQEEASWHVRMLTQEIRKSLDRHTILYTTMVELSKTLGLQNCAVWMPDENKKLMYLTHELRSRNALNLYNSSIPFDDPDILEVKETMGVKILGTDSVLGSASSGDRVESGAVAAIRMPMLKVSNFKGGTPEAVKTSYAILILVLPKDTSRDWSNQELDIVEVVADQVAVALSHAAVLEESQIMREKLEQQNRDLLQARQNTLRASEARNQFQVAMSQGMRKPIYSILGLLSMLQQEQLNPEQRLLVDTITKSGNVVSTLVNDVMEISRINSEHVSLVMRPFHLHSMIKEAVTAARCLCDSRGFGFGFQVENEVPDQVVGDEKRIFHVILHMVGTILNRCNTGGGSLIIRVLRYDRIKDKEEQEWHAWKLDFYDGYACVKFDIGLRKLEFETFISSSVQRSQITDSKGLEMGLSFRMFKRLVQMMQGNIWEFKNPKGITESFTLILQFQLQRLTTVPESRGSFELHSVSSTPNFKGLRVLLAESDDTNRAITRKLLEKLGCRVSSVSSGFQCISSFGNPVTPYQVIVLDLCMPQMDGFEVAMRIRKFRSRSWPSIVALSASTEGDIWEKCLQSGINGMVRKPVTLQSLGDELYRVLHNS